From Juglans regia cultivar Chandler chromosome 8, Walnut 2.0, whole genome shotgun sequence, the proteins below share one genomic window:
- the LOC109001636 gene encoding kiwellin-1-like: MKNQISSTCFALFLFILLTKWPSVEAQTCKPSGTIRGKKAPQGQCNKDNNSECCVQGKPYTIYKCSPPVSSHTKAKLTINSFAKGGDGGARAECDNKFHPDNTPVVALSTGWFNNKHRCLNYITIHGNGRSVKAKVVDECDSTMGCDADHDYQPPCPNNIVDASKTVWKALGVPQNDWGELDIYWSDA; encoded by the coding sequence atgaagaaccaAATTAGTTCTACGTGCTTTGCCCTCTTCTTGTTTATTCTTCTTACAAAGTGGCCAAGTGTTGAAGCTCAAACTTGCAAGCCTAGTGGCACGATAAGGGGCAAAAAGGCTCCTCAGGGACAATGCAACAAAGACAACAACTCTGAATGTTGTGTTCAAGGCAAGCCTTACACCATTTACAAGTGTTCACCACCAGTGTCTAGCCATACAAAGGCCAAGCTAACAATCAACAGCTTTGCGAAAGGTGGCGATGGTGGTGCACGAGCTGAATGTGACAATAAGTTTCACCCTGATAACACCCCTGTGGTGGCACTGTCAACTGGATGGTTCAACAATAAGCATAGATGTTTGAATTATATCACCATCCACGGAAACGGAAGGAGCGTCAAGGCCAAGGTGGTTGATGAATGTGATTCTACTATGGGATGCGATGCCGACCATGATTACCAGCCTCCATGTCCTAACAATATTGTTGATGCCTCTAAGACTGTTTGGAAGGCATTAGGAGTACCACAAAATGATTGGGGTGAATTAGATATTTACTGGTCTGATGCTTAA